GCGAGGCGCTCGCGCACTACACGATGCGCTCCGACCGCGATCCGCTCGCCACGGCGATGAACGAGCACGTCTACTTCTCGCGCGAGGCCGCCACGGGCGGACGCGGCGTAAAGGGCAGCGGTTGCGGCTGCAACTGACGCGCCTCCGCGCTTCCGGCGCGCGGGGG
This portion of the Opitutia bacterium genome encodes:
- a CDS encoding DUF4266 domain-containing protein; amino-acid sequence: MRTKRFPRGALVLPLAAAALAVSGCSSAELARVKPYEREALAHYTMRSDRDPLATAMNEHVYFSREAATGGRGVKGSGCGCN